CTATGGATGGGAACCTGCAGATGCGATCGTTCCCTTCAGTCAACCTGGACTGGTGACCATACCGCTGGGCTTCATTGTTCTGATCGTCGTCTCATTAATGACGCAGCCCAAATCACAGGAGTCAGTCAATTGACAGAACAACCACATGAACCAGAACAGGAATGGCTCACGGCAACTGCTATGGAGGATGAATACTCAGTCCTCTTTCGCCTCCTGCCGGAAATCCCACAGGATATCAGCACGGCTGATTTTCCCGCCCGGGTTGAAATCATCTGGTCGTACACATCGCCCAACGCTACAGGCATGCCAGGTCCGGAAGATCAGCAGCAGATGAATCAGTTTGAAGAACAACTGGTCGAGATCTGGCTGAAAACAGGCTTGGGACACCTTACCATGTTGATCACCGGAAACCAGATCTGTGAATGGCAGTGGTATCTGCGTGATGCGGAGCTGGCGCTGCAGGTATTGAACGAGGCACTTGCTGACGCAGCACCACTGCCGATCGAGTTCCATACGGAAGCCGATCCCGACTGGTACGCCTACTCAAACTTCATGGAACAGGTCACCGCCTGATCAGAATTCAGGCTCCCTTTTCTGTCTGATTACCGAAGCGATCCAGGATTTCGTTGACAGTTGAACGAATGGTGATACACAGACCATCCAGATCAAGGTCGTCTTCGTCCAGCCCGAACGGTTCTTCCACGGAGTGCGCAATTACTTCAATCCCGATCATGAAGTAAGCCATGATCACCGTCAAAGGCACTGTCCAGAATTCGAAGTCATCGACCAGTCCCCAGGGAAGTGTACACAGATAAAGCGTAATACAGTGTCGCACGAACAGACGATACGAAGGAGAAAGCCGCGTTCTGCGGATTCGCTCACATCCACCACAAATTTCCATCAACTCCCGTACCTCGGTATCAATGATTCGCATTTCGTCGCCGTCAATCAGACCGGATCGTTTCCAGCCAATCACGCGGCGATAAATCAGGTCAGCGATATAAGCCGGTATATGCCGTGGCGGAGGATCGATCTGTTCGAGTTCCGGGAACATATCGAAGTCATCATCTTCACGCAGGTGATCGCGTAATGCTTCTGGAAAAGCCACGATCATTCCTGCCAGTACCCGCAATTCTTCGCGGTCAAAATTGGTGAATTCCCGAAATTTAATTGCCATGTTACGAGTTACATTAACCAGGCGTCCCCACAACTTGCGGGCTTCCCACCAGCGGGAATAAGAACTGTTCGTCCGAAACACCAGCAAAAGTCCGAGTACCAGCCCGAGGATTCCGTGCAGACTCGATGACAGATCACCAAACTTGTGAATATCTTCACTCAGCGTCTCGGACAGACCAAAATCATGTAACCACCCCGGGTTCTCTTTGATCACAGGGATCAGACTGTAAACGCCGACCAGGCCGGCATAGAGAGAAATACGTCCAAGTGTTCCCAGTTTCTTCTCGATAAACGTGAGATTCAATTCTGGATCAGCTGCCATAAAACCAAAAACCCTGCATTAAAACCAGACAAACTTATCCTGTCAGTTCGCTTCAAATAATTACAGGGACTCTAGTTTTTTCGCTCTAATAATACAACTGAAGTATCATCATGCCTGCCAGATCCGTCTGTAAAAGCATTGGAATCTCGAAACAGATTTTCGAGCGACTGTTCCAGATTCACGCTCCGCGATGACTGCAATGATTGCATGATTCCGGGAATTCCAAATTCGCCAAATGACTCTTTTTCGCCGGGAAATGCTTCTGCCAGGCCATCCGTAAAAATCAGCAGGCGACTGTCAGGCGGGACAAAAGATGTGTGAATATCATATTCTGCATCAGCTACGATTCCCAGTGGCAGTCCCCCATCGTTGATGGTCCCCAATTCGTGAACCTGATTGGTTTCCAGTTCTTGAATCATCGGTATTGGTGCACCGGCGGAAGTCCATTGAAATTCATTGGTCTTGGAATTCAAGATCCCGTAGAGCAGCGTGATAAAACCTCCATCATCATTTACGATGGCCTGATTACATAATCGGTTATTCACATCCTTCACGAAGGCAGCCGTATCCAGATATTTGTTGGAACGAATCATTCCCACCAGCGTATGCATGGTCATGATCGACATGCAGGCTTTCATGCCATGCCCCGAAGCATCGCCAACCAGTAATACCAGATTATCATCATCCAGCATAAAGACATCGTAATAATCCCCTCCTGCCAATGTCACAGGCTGACCACCGAACACACGAATCTGTGAAGATTCATACCGCGCGGTGACATCAAACCGGTCGGGTGAGATCAGGTTCGTCGGGATAATTGATTCCTGCAGTTTACGTACGGACTCCACTTCTTCGCGCAGGCGTTCCGCCACAAAACGTTCGCGTTCCGCGCGGACTGAATCGACTACGCTCTGTAATGTGGTTTCCAGCAGGAACATGAAGTCCCCGCCTTCATCGCGGATAATGTAAGCC
The sequence above is a segment of the Gimesia algae genome. Coding sequences within it:
- a CDS encoding DUF695 domain-containing protein, yielding MTEQPHEPEQEWLTATAMEDEYSVLFRLLPEIPQDISTADFPARVEIIWSYTSPNATGMPGPEDQQQMNQFEEQLVEIWLKTGLGHLTMLITGNQICEWQWYLRDAELALQVLNEALADAAPLPIEFHTEADPDWYAYSNFMEQVTA
- a CDS encoding bestrophin, with the protein product MAADPELNLTFIEKKLGTLGRISLYAGLVGVYSLIPVIKENPGWLHDFGLSETLSEDIHKFGDLSSSLHGILGLVLGLLLVFRTNSSYSRWWEARKLWGRLVNVTRNMAIKFREFTNFDREELRVLAGMIVAFPEALRDHLREDDDFDMFPELEQIDPPPRHIPAYIADLIYRRVIGWKRSGLIDGDEMRIIDTEVRELMEICGGCERIRRTRLSPSYRLFVRHCITLYLCTLPWGLVDDFEFWTVPLTVIMAYFMIGIEVIAHSVEEPFGLDEDDLDLDGLCITIRSTVNEILDRFGNQTEKGA
- a CDS encoding PP2C family protein-serine/threonine phosphatase; this encodes MRILIGWDNPDECELISLYLGVSENELIICATPEDFMSQVLEQHDWDIILMSIMSPDPQTAFDHFEQIRQKHLDTPVVGACPTQGTFHVARFLTAGMRAYIIRDEGGDFMFLLETTLQSVVDSVRAERERFVAERLREEVESVRKLQESIIPTNLISPDRFDVTARYESSQIRVFGGQPVTLAGGDYYDVFMLDDDNLVLLVGDASGHGMKACMSIMTMHTLVGMIRSNKYLDTAAFVKDVNNRLCNQAIVNDDGGFITLLYGILNSKTNEFQWTSAGAPIPMIQELETNQVHELGTINDGGLPLGIVADAEYDIHTSFVPPDSRLLIFTDGLAEAFPGEKESFGEFGIPGIMQSLQSSRSVNLEQSLENLFRDSNAFTDGSGRHDDTSVVLLERKN